Proteins encoded by one window of Mustelus asterias chromosome 9, sMusAst1.hap1.1, whole genome shotgun sequence:
- the adck2 gene encoding putative aarF domain-containing protein kinase 2 isoform X1 translates to MATFLFICRIPPAMFRPMLRATVLISGSPALKASFRLRKLPKLTLACLGLGASSVANSQKMVTVEAKVLHRPNSRAARSFLKVLFWKLHFTVHVAVRAVILLLRFGPLLLLYPVCFASSNLTLLWCDLLLKSMEAAGPTFIKLGQWFSTRRDLFSAEFCDKFSRLHVHVTPHSWGYTEYSMKRAFGEGWKNIFQFENKEPIRSGCIAHVYRAYSDPKSINNSEFQKFAESFEKEDQFEAWEVFGLQGIFHHMFGKKQNDFPDQTNEDGHHDPQNGSEPAEEFIGIPEPENGKATLHPESTAQQHSLIPVAIKVMHPGIVHRVKMDLLLMKASSWVLDLLPGLKWLRWTEVVGEFERLMTRLIDLRYEAKNLERFRENFQDMESVKFPIPLRPFVTRTVLVETFEESEPISMYLTKDVPKTLKERLARVGVEMLLKMVFVDNFIHGDLHPGNILIQGVDQFSLQNDDKTTIVDLCDTLIVNVHPSQCPLKLILLDTGIVTELQPADLHNFKAIFTAVIEGQGEQVAELLLTQARTSECRDIQLFKSEIEKLFSEAKMKTGSLGELHIASLLSQVLETLLTHKIKVQSNFASIIFAFMVLEDLSRSLNPRLDLLEVARPLLLKNTTGVIRPLLL, encoded by the exons ATGGCGACCTTTCTCTTCATTTGTAGGATACCTCCAGCAATGTTCAGACCCATGTTGAGAGCCACTGTCTTGATATCAGGCAGTCCTGCATTGAAAGCATCTTTCAGGTTGAGGAAGTTACCAAAGCTCACTCTTGCTTGTCTCGGTCTTGGAGCTTCATCAGTTGCAAACTCCCAGAAGATGGTCACCGTAGAGGCAAAAGTGCTACACCGGCCAAATTCAAGGGCTGCACGCTCATTTTTGAAAGTTCTATTCTGGAAGCTACATTTCACTGTTCATGTGGCTGTCCGAGCTGTGATCCTGCTGCTAAGGTTTGGGCCTTTGTTGCTGCTGTATCCAGTTTGTTTTGCATCCTCCAATTTGACTTTGCTTTGGTGTGATCTGCTATTGAAATCCATGGAGGCTGCAGGCCCTACTTTCATTAAACTGGGCCAGTGGTTCAGCACCAGAAGAGACCTCTTCTCAGCAGAGTTCTGTGATAAGTTCTCCAGACTTCATGTCCATGTCACACCACATTCTTGGGGTTACACTGAATATAGTATGAAAAGGGCCTTTGGAGAGGGCTGGAAGAACATATTTCAGTTTGAAAATAAGGAACCCATCAGATCGGGTTGCATTGCTCACGTCTATAGAGCTTACAGTGATCCAAAGAGCATCAATAACTCTGAATTTCAGAAATTTGCAGAAAGCTTTGAAAAAGAGGATCAATTTGAAGCCTGGGAGGTATTTGGGCTTCAAGGGATATTTCATCACATGTTTGGTAAAAAACAGAATGATTTTCCAGATCAGACCAATGAAGATGGCCATCATGATCCCCAAAATGGGTCTGAACCtgctgaggaattcattggaatacCAGAACCGGAGAATGGAAAAGCAACCCTTCACCCTGAGTCAACagcacagcagcattctctcattCCAGTGGCTATCAAG GTGATGCATCCTGGAATAGTCCATCGAGTCAAAATGGATCTGCTGCTGATGAAAGCATCAAGCTGGGTTCTCGATCTTCTGCCAGGCCTGAAGTGGCTGAGGTGGACTGAAGTAGTGGGAGAGTTTGAAAGGCTCATGACACGACTG ATCGACTTGAGATATGAGGCAAAGAATTTGGAAAGATTCCGAGAGAATTTTCAGGATATGGAATCTGTCAAGTTTCCAATACCTCTCAGGCCATTTGTCACAAGAACAGTTCTGGTTGAAACCTTTGag GAGAGTGAACCCATCTCGATGTACTTGACAAAGGATGTACCTAAAACATTGAAAGAGAGGTTGGCAAGAGTCGGGGTGGAGATGCTGCTGAAGATG GTGTTTGTGGATAACTTTATTCATGGAGACCTTCACCCTGGAAATATCCTCATCCAAGGGGTTGATCAATTCAGCCTACAAAACGATGACAAGACAACCATTGTAGACTTATGTGATACACTCATCGTTAATGTGCATCCATCCCAATGTCCATTAAAGCTTATTCTTCTAGATACTGGCATTGTTACTGAACTCCAGCCAGCTGACTTGCATAATTTCAAGGCTATCTTCACTGCTGTAATTGAAGGGCAG GGTGAACAGGTTGCAGAATTATTGCTGACCCAGGCCAGAACCAGTGAATGCCGGGACATACAACTCTTTAAATCAGAAATAGAAAAGCTCTTCAGTGAAGCCAAGATGAAGACAGGTTCCCTGGGAGAG CTCCATATTGCAAGCTTACTGTCTCAGGTTTTGGAGACACTCCTTACACACAAG ATCAAGGTGCAAAGTAACTTTGCCTCCATCATCTTTGCCTTCATGGTCTTGGAGGACCTAAGTCGTTCTCTGAATCCTAGGTTGGACTTGCTGGAAGTGGCCAGACCTTTGCTACTGAAAAACACCACAG
- the adck2 gene encoding putative aarF domain-containing protein kinase 2 isoform X2, with protein sequence MATFLFICRIPPAMFRPMLRATVLISGSPALKASFRLRKLPKLTLACLGLGASSVANSQKMVTVEAKVLHRPNSRAARSFLKVLFWKLHFTVHVAVRAVILLLRFGPLLLLYPVCFASSNLTLLWCDLLLKSMEAAGPTFIKLGQWFSTRRDLFSAEFCDKFSRLHVHVTPHSWGYTEYSMKRAFGEGWKNIFQFENKEPIRSGCIAHVYRAYSDPKSINNSEFQKFAESFEKEDQFEAWEVFGLQGIFHHMFGKKQNDFPDQTNEDGHHDPQNGSEPAEEFIGIPEPENGKATLHPESTAQQHSLIPVAIKVMHPGIVHRVKMDLLLMKASSWVLDLLPGLKWLRWTEVVGEFERLMTRLESEPISMYLTKDVPKTLKERLARVGVEMLLKMVFVDNFIHGDLHPGNILIQGVDQFSLQNDDKTTIVDLCDTLIVNVHPSQCPLKLILLDTGIVTELQPADLHNFKAIFTAVIEGQGEQVAELLLTQARTSECRDIQLFKSEIEKLFSEAKMKTGSLGELHIASLLSQVLETLLTHKIKVQSNFASIIFAFMVLEDLSRSLNPRLDLLEVARPLLLKNTTGVIRPLLL encoded by the exons ATGGCGACCTTTCTCTTCATTTGTAGGATACCTCCAGCAATGTTCAGACCCATGTTGAGAGCCACTGTCTTGATATCAGGCAGTCCTGCATTGAAAGCATCTTTCAGGTTGAGGAAGTTACCAAAGCTCACTCTTGCTTGTCTCGGTCTTGGAGCTTCATCAGTTGCAAACTCCCAGAAGATGGTCACCGTAGAGGCAAAAGTGCTACACCGGCCAAATTCAAGGGCTGCACGCTCATTTTTGAAAGTTCTATTCTGGAAGCTACATTTCACTGTTCATGTGGCTGTCCGAGCTGTGATCCTGCTGCTAAGGTTTGGGCCTTTGTTGCTGCTGTATCCAGTTTGTTTTGCATCCTCCAATTTGACTTTGCTTTGGTGTGATCTGCTATTGAAATCCATGGAGGCTGCAGGCCCTACTTTCATTAAACTGGGCCAGTGGTTCAGCACCAGAAGAGACCTCTTCTCAGCAGAGTTCTGTGATAAGTTCTCCAGACTTCATGTCCATGTCACACCACATTCTTGGGGTTACACTGAATATAGTATGAAAAGGGCCTTTGGAGAGGGCTGGAAGAACATATTTCAGTTTGAAAATAAGGAACCCATCAGATCGGGTTGCATTGCTCACGTCTATAGAGCTTACAGTGATCCAAAGAGCATCAATAACTCTGAATTTCAGAAATTTGCAGAAAGCTTTGAAAAAGAGGATCAATTTGAAGCCTGGGAGGTATTTGGGCTTCAAGGGATATTTCATCACATGTTTGGTAAAAAACAGAATGATTTTCCAGATCAGACCAATGAAGATGGCCATCATGATCCCCAAAATGGGTCTGAACCtgctgaggaattcattggaatacCAGAACCGGAGAATGGAAAAGCAACCCTTCACCCTGAGTCAACagcacagcagcattctctcattCCAGTGGCTATCAAG GTGATGCATCCTGGAATAGTCCATCGAGTCAAAATGGATCTGCTGCTGATGAAAGCATCAAGCTGGGTTCTCGATCTTCTGCCAGGCCTGAAGTGGCTGAGGTGGACTGAAGTAGTGGGAGAGTTTGAAAGGCTCATGACACGACTG GAGAGTGAACCCATCTCGATGTACTTGACAAAGGATGTACCTAAAACATTGAAAGAGAGGTTGGCAAGAGTCGGGGTGGAGATGCTGCTGAAGATG GTGTTTGTGGATAACTTTATTCATGGAGACCTTCACCCTGGAAATATCCTCATCCAAGGGGTTGATCAATTCAGCCTACAAAACGATGACAAGACAACCATTGTAGACTTATGTGATACACTCATCGTTAATGTGCATCCATCCCAATGTCCATTAAAGCTTATTCTTCTAGATACTGGCATTGTTACTGAACTCCAGCCAGCTGACTTGCATAATTTCAAGGCTATCTTCACTGCTGTAATTGAAGGGCAG GGTGAACAGGTTGCAGAATTATTGCTGACCCAGGCCAGAACCAGTGAATGCCGGGACATACAACTCTTTAAATCAGAAATAGAAAAGCTCTTCAGTGAAGCCAAGATGAAGACAGGTTCCCTGGGAGAG CTCCATATTGCAAGCTTACTGTCTCAGGTTTTGGAGACACTCCTTACACACAAG ATCAAGGTGCAAAGTAACTTTGCCTCCATCATCTTTGCCTTCATGGTCTTGGAGGACCTAAGTCGTTCTCTGAATCCTAGGTTGGACTTGCTGGAAGTGGCCAGACCTTTGCTACTGAAAAACACCACAG